From Rutidosis leptorrhynchoides isolate AG116_Rl617_1_P2 chromosome 3, CSIRO_AGI_Rlap_v1, whole genome shotgun sequence, a single genomic window includes:
- the LOC139896473 gene encoding cytochrome c oxidase subunit 6a, mitochondrial-like — translation MASAIVRSTLRTALRGGQRVNPVASKRSFSSGASVEEEAREAAKWEKITYVGIVACSILAIVNLSKGHPHFEEPPAYPYMHIRNKEFPWGPDGLFEVKEHH, via the exons ATGGCGTCGGCGATTGTGAGATCTACTCTTCGAACGGCTCTACGCGGTGGCCAGCGCGTGAATCCGGTGGCTTCTAAGCGATCATTTTCCTCCGGTGCATCGGTTGAAGAAGAAGCTC GTGAAGCAGCCAAATGGGAGAAAATAACTTATGTAGGAATTGTTGCTTGCTCGATTCTTGCAATTGTTAACCTATCCAAGGGTCATCCTCATTTTGAGGAACCTCCT GCTTATCCATACATGCATATTCGCAACAAGGAGTTTCCATGGG GACCTGATGGCCTCTTTGAAGTTAAGGAACACCATTGA
- the LOC139896474 gene encoding uncharacterized protein translates to MGFRILLLLLLHFHQLHHSDADADSSPRLPEYQTLLSIKTAITSDPQSSLSSWNISTSHCTWYGVTCDTKRHVISLDLSGLNLTGTLSPAIGNLNNLVNFTISVNNIIGPIPPELSFISGLRVLNLSNNIFNSTFPPQISNLKFLEILDLYNNNLTGNLPSGVTEMTNLRHLHLGGNYFSGNIPAEYGLFSNLEYLAVSGNELTGVIPPEIGNITNLKYLYLGYYNVYTGGIPPEIGNLTNLIRFDAANCGLTGEIPAQLGKLQNLDTIFLQVNGLSGYLIEELGNLKSLKSMDLSNNLFTGEIPESFRDLKNLTLLNLFRNKLHGSIPEFIAELPELEVLQLWDNNFTGIIPENLGKNGRLQIVDLSSNKLTGPLPVTLCNGNKLETLITLGNFLFGPIPVELGECKSLSRIRMGENYFNGSIPKGLFSLPKLSQVELQDNLLTGDFPVTDLVSVSFGQLSLSNNHLTGSLPASINNFTGIQKLLIDGNQFTGRIPAEIGKLQQLSKIDFSRNSFSGEIAPEISQCKLLTYVDLSKNELSGEIPTELTNMHILNYLNVSRNHLSGNIPTSVASMQSLTSVDFSYNDLSGLVPGTGQFSYFNYTSFMGNPNLCGPYLGPCKDMIANSNSTRHPHSKGSLSSSAKLLLVLGLLLCSIVFAVAAIIKARSLKRASEARSWKLTAFQRLDFTCDNILESLKEDNIIGKGGAGVVYKGVMPNNKLVAVKRLAVMSRGSAHDHGFNAEIQTLGRIRHRYIVRLLGFCSNHETNLLVYEYMPNGSLGEMLHGKRGGNLSWDTRFKIAVESAKGLCYLHHDCSPLILHRDVKSNNILLDSNYEAHVADFGLAKFLQDSGASECMSAIAGSYGYIAPEYAYTLKVDEKSDVYSFGVVLLELVTGRKPVGEFGDGVDIVQWVRKMTGGNIEHVSKIVDPRLANAPIHEVMHVFYVAILCVEEQAVERPTMREVVQILTEVPRISIGTTNVTTDSTVLRSPSPPPSIVESPITVVKNSTVQSQLRDLLSM, encoded by the exons ATGGGTTTTCGCATTCTTCTCTTGCTGTTACTTCACTTTCATCAATTACATCACTCCGACGCCGACGCCGACAGCTCACCACGGTTACCGGAATACCAAACCCTACTATCCATAAAAACCGCCATAACCTCCGACCCACAATCCTCACTCTCATCATGGAACATATCCACTAGCCACTGCACTTGGTATGGTGTCACGTGCGACACTAAACGTCACGTGATCTCATTAGACCTCAGTGGACTTAACCTCACCGGAACACTCTCTCCCGCCATCGGAAACCTTAACAACCTCGTCAACTTCACCATCTCCGTCAACAACATCATCGGACCGATTCCGCCGGAACTTTCGTTCATCTCCGGTCTCCGTGTCCTCAACCTTTCCAATAACATCTTCAATTCAACTTTCCCTCCACAAATTTCTAACCTTAAATTTCTCGAAATACTTGATCTTTACAACAACAACCTCACCGGAAACCTACCCTCCGGCGTAACGGAGATGACTAACCTCCGGCATCTCCACCTAGGTGGTAACTATTTTTCAGGTAACATTCCAGCAGAGTACGGTCTTTTTTCCAACCTCGAATACTTAGCCGTTTCCGGCAACGAACTCACCGGAGTTATCCCGCCGGAGATCGGAAACATAACAAATTTGAAATATCTTTACCTGGGTTACTACAATGTTTACACCGGTGGTATACCGCCGGAGATTGGGAACTTAACAAACCTTATTCGCTTCGATGCTGCAAACTGTGGACTCACCGGCGAAATTCCGGCACAACTGGGTAAACTCCAAAACCTAGATACAATATTTTTACAAGTTAATGGGTTATCTGGGTATTTAATAGAAGAGCTTGGAAATTTAAAATCTTTAAAATCTATGGATCTTTCTAATAATTTATTCACCGGAGAGATACCGGAATCATTCCGGGACCTCAAAAATCTCACTTTACTTAATCTATTTCGAAATAAACTTCATGGGTCTATACCGGAGTTCATAGCTGAGTTACCGGAATTAGAAGTTTTACAATTGTGGGATAATAATTTCACCGGAATCATCCCTGAAAATCTTGGAAAAAATGGGAGGTTGCAGATTGTTGATTTGTCTTCAAATAAGTTAACTGGACCACTTCCTGTTACTTTGTGTAATGGGAACAAGCTTGAAACTTTAATCACATTGGGCAACTTTTTGTTTGGGCCAATTCCGGTGGAGCTTGGGGAATGTAAGTCGTTGAGTCGAATTCGAATGGGGGAGAATTATTTTAATGGTTCGATTCCGAAAGGGTTGTTTAGTTTACCTAAGTTATCACAGGTTGAGCTTCAAGATAATCTGCTTACTGGTGACTTTCCGGTTACTGATTTAGTTTCGGTTAGTTTTGGTCAACTGAGTTTGTCGAATAATCATCTAACTGGTTCACTGCCTGCTAGTATTAATAACTTTACCGGTATACAAAAGCTTTTGATTGATGGTAATCAGTTTACGGGTCGAATTCCTGCTGAGATAGGCAAATTGCAGCAATTATCAAAGATTGATTTTAGTAGAAACAGTTTTTCAGGTGAGATTGCACCGGAGATCAGTCAGTGTAAGCTGTTGACTTATGTTGACCTTAGTAAAAACGAGCTTTCCGGTGAGATTCCTACTGAACTCACCAATATGCACATTTTGAATTACTTGAATGTGTCGCGTAATCATTTATCAGGTAACATTCCAACGTCTGTAGCATCAATGCAGAGCTTGACATCAGTTGACTTTTCGTATAATGATCTTTCTGGCTTGGTTCCAGGGACCGGCCAGTTTAGTTACTTCAATTACACTTCATTTATGGGTAACCCAAACCTTTGTGGGCCATATTTAGGACCATGTAAAGATATGATTGCTAATAGTAATAGCACTCGTCATCCACATTCAAAAGGGTCACTCTCGTCTTCCGCTAAGCTTTTACTTGTTCTCGGGTTGCTTTTATGTTCCATTGTGTTTGCAGTTGCAGCAATCATTAAAGCTCGATCTTTAAAACGAGCTAGTGAAGCTCGATCATGGAAGCTCACGGCTTTTCAAAGATTAGATTTTACATGTGACAATATTCTTGAAAGTTTAAAAGAAGACAACATTATTGGTAAAGGTGGGGCTGGGGTCGTTTACAAAGGTGTGATGCCAAACAACAAGCTTGTGGCTGTTAAGAGGTTAGCCGTTATGAGCCGGGGTTCGGCCCATGATCATGGGTTCAATGCCGAGATTCAAACCCTAGGGAGGATTAGACACAGGTATATCGTAAGATTGTTGGGTTTTTGTTCAAACCACGAGACGAATCTACTGGTTTACGAATATATGCCTAATGGGAGTTTAGGTGAAATGCTTCATGGAAAAAGAGGTGGTAATTTGTCTTGGGACACAAGATTTAAGATTGCGGTTGAGTCTGCAAAAGGGCTTTGTTATCTTCATCATGATTGCTCACCTTTGATCCTTCATCGAGATGTAAAATCGAATAATATACTTTTGGATTCTAATTATGAAGCCCATGTGGCAGATTTTGGTCTTGCCAAGTTCTTGCAGGATTCAGGCGCTTCAGAATGTATGTCCGCCATTGCTGGTTCTTACGGATATATTGCACCAG AGTATGCGTACACACTAAAGGTTGACGAAAAGAGTGATGTGTATAGTTTTGGTGTGGTTCTGCTGGAACTAGTAACCGGCCGGAAACCAGTTGGGGAATTTGGAGATGGTGTAGATATTGTGCAGTGGGTGAGAAAGATGACAGGTGGTAATATAGAACATGTTTCGAAAATTGTGGATCCTAGACTCGCAAATGCTCCAATACATGAGGTGATGCACGTGTTTTATGTAGCAATACTTTGCGTTGAAGAGCAAGCAGTTGAACGACCGACAATGAGAGAAGTTGTCCAGATCTTAACCGAGGTTCCCAGGATTTCGATTGGTACCACTAATGTCACTACAGATTCAACTGTTTTGAGATCACCGTCACCACCGCCAAGTATTGTGGAATCACCGATCACTGTTGTGAAAAACAGCACGGTACAAAGTCAACTGCGTGATCTTTTGAGTATGTGA